The following proteins are encoded in a genomic region of Nicotiana sylvestris chromosome 4, ASM39365v2, whole genome shotgun sequence:
- the LOC104220472 gene encoding kinase-interacting protein 1-like isoform X2 produces MQDMQGKVESVIKLIEEDGDSFAKRAEMYYKKRPELINFVEESYRAYRALAERYDHLSKELQTANNTIATIFPEQIQLAMDEEDEYGAPRIPKDFTQIAPSGSNNIPKAPIKDLKGLMTTASKQRQGKKSSKTEDVAKSGLNESEAIEEIDKLQKDILALQTVKEFVRSSYQNGLEKYRGLENQIMEKQQKICELEDEFGEGRVIEDAEACTLMAEAALQSCQETLTQLQEKQDMYAQEAREEFQKIEDSCKKLQSFRHKYLGDKISDLKPNVYNISNQEVGKEIESSQNKIKDQVDASSKESLTMSQLAEKIDELVNKVVNLETAVSSQTLLIERLRREADELQAQVQSLEDDKAALTDDTHNLNIRVTAIEAKLQTIENLNKDVVNQNSSLRTHFVEARTSLDHLSDKLSSVRPDEEHDGIDLSPDEVTTLVEIKLQEELVKQKNHPSSSEGPKNLSTIKTTDTEFHNEQGSSIAVSDNAEVTKTSKKHVTFLEPTVGKGDEKVSAQSGSCFYETQIQKDAEKDDELNWQQMLLSGLEDKENILLNEYTTILKNYKEVTKKLSDMEKKDRDAEFNLTLQIRELKCAITKRDEEIHNLRLKLNLLQQGNGSENKELKEQKCQESDPSFDRSLKPEDLPQRKDKDNLIIENDEEDIKTILVDQHASVSPTEEKLRMSIDAILDENLDFWLRFSSTFHQIQKFKTTFHDLQHEISKIKNKEMQDHSPRVETKSEIKPIYKHMKEIQNELTVWLAQTLSLKDELERKFSALCNIQDEIANALKEGIESDDIRFSSHEAAKFQGQVLNMKQENNKVSEELEAGFRRVTTLQVDVEKTITELDQEFGLTGNQSQLMNSVNRSRIPLHSFIFGTKPKKQKRSLFSRINPNRKY; encoded by the exons atgcagg ATATGCAAGGGAAGGTGGAAAGTGTGATCAAACTCATTGAAGAGGATGGAGATTCATTTGCAAAAAGAGCAGAAATGTACTACAAGAAAAGACCAGAGCTGATAAACTTTGTGGAGGAATCCTATCGTGCCTATCGCGCATTGGCTGAACGATATGATCATTTATCAAAGGAATTGCAGACTGCTAACAACACCATTGCTACTATTTTCCCTGAACAAATTCAACTAgcaatggatgaagaagacgaatATGGCGCCCCAAGAATCCCAAAAGATTTCACACAAATCGCGCCAAGTGGATCAAACAACATACCAAAGGCTCCTATAAAAGATTTGAAGGGTCTTATGACAACTGCCTCAAAACAAAGGCAAGGCAAGAAATCATCCAAAACAGAAGATGTCGCGAAATCTGGTTTGAACGAAAGTGAAGCTATTGAAGAGATTGACAAGCTTCAGAAAGACATTTTGGCCTTACAAACTGTGAAAGAGTTTGTAAGGAGTTCATACCAAAATGGACTTGAAAAGTACCGGGGACTTGAAAACCAAATCATGGAAAAGCAACAGAAGATATGTGAATTAGAGGATGAATTTGGTGAGGGTCGGGTTATTGAGGATGCTGAGGCTTGTACTTTGATGGCTGAAGCAGCATTGCAATCATGTCAAGAAACATTGACTCAGCTCCAGGAAAAACAAGATATGTATGCACAAGAAGCAAGAGAGGAGTTCCAAAAAATCGAAGATTCTTGTAAGAAACTGCAGTCCTTCAGGCATAAGTATCTTGGTGATAAAATTAGTGACCTAAAGCCAAATGTGTATAATATTTCAAACCAAGAAGTTGGTAAGGAAATAGAATCATCACAGAACAAGATTAAGGACCAAGTTGATGCGAGCTCTAAGGAGTCTTTAACGATGTCACAACTGGCAGAGAAAATCGACGAGCTTGTGAATAAAGTGGTCAACCTAGAAACAGCAGTTTCATCTCAGACTCTTCTTATTGAGAGATTAAGAAGAGAAGCTGATGAACTCCAAGCACAAGTTCAATCTTTGGAAGATGATAAAGCAGCTCTAACTGATGATACACACAATCTGAATATCAGGGTGACGGCGATAGAAGCAAAGTTGCAAACAATTGAGAACCTCAATAAAGATGTTGTGAACCAAAACAGTAGCCTAAGAACTCACTTTGTGGAAGCTCGTACCAGTCTTGACCATTTGTCCGATAAATTGAGTAGCGTTAGACCAGATGAGGAGCACGATGGGATAGATTTATCACCAGATGAAGTGACTACACTTGTTGAAATCAAGTTACAAGAAGAGTTAGTAAAACAAAAAAATCATCCTAGTTCAAGTGAAGGTCCCAAGAACTTAAGTACCATAAAAACTACAGATACAGAATTTCACAACGAGCAAGGTTCTAGCATAGCTGTAAGTGATAATGCGGAAGTTACCAAAACCAGTAAGAAGCATGTCACATTTTTGGAGCCAACGGTTGGAAAAGGTGATGAGAAAGTCTCGGCTCAATCTGGAAGTTGTTTTTATGAGACACAAATACAGAAAGATGCAGAGAAGGATGACGAACTTAACTGGCAACAGATGCTGTTGAGTGGATTGGAGGATAAAGAAAATATTCTTTTAAATGAATATACAACAATTCTCAAGAATTATAAAGAAGTTACAAAGAAGCTAAGCGATATGGAGAAGAAAGATAGAGACGCGGAGTTCAATCTCACACTTCAGATAAGAGAACTGAAATGTGCTATCACAAAAAGGGATGAGGAGATACATAATCTACGTCTAAAATTGAATCTTCTTCAGCAAGGAAATGGTTCGGAAaataaagagttgaaggaacaaaaATGCCAAGAATCTGATCCTTCATTTGATCGAAGCTTAAAACCCGAGGATCTGCCACAAAGGAAGGACAAAGATAATCTTATTATAGAGAACGACGAAGAAGACATCAAGACGATTTTGGTTGATCAACATGCATCAGTATCGCCAACTGAGGAAAAACTCCGGATGAGTATTGATGCAATACTAGATGAAAACTTGGATTTCTGGCTAAGATTCAGTTCAACTTTCCATCAAATTCAGAAATTCAAGACAACATTCCACGACTTGCAGCATGAAATAtccaaaatcaaaaacaaagaGATGCAAGATCACAGCCCTAGAGTAGAAACAAAATCAGAAATAAAGCCAATATATAAACACATGAAGGAAATTCAGAATGAACTGACAGTATGGTTAGCACAAACCTTGTCACTAAAAGATGAACTTGAGCGCAAATTCTCAGCATTATGCAATATTCAAGACGAAATAGCAAATGCTCTAAAGGAGGGAATTGAATCAGATGATATCAGATTCAGCAGTCATGAAGCTGCAAAATTCCAAGGTCAAGTTTTGAACATGAAACAAGAGAACAACAAGGTAAGTGAGGAACTAGAAGCTGGTTTTCGTCGTGTAACTACACTTCAAGTAGATGTTGAGAAGACTATAACAGAATTGGATCAAGAATTTGGACTTACTGGAAACCAATCACAATTAATGAACTCAGTGAATAGATCAAGAATTCCTTTACATTCATTCATCTTTGGAACTAAACCAAAGAAGCAAAAGCGTTCCCTTTTTTCGCGCATTAATCCTAATAGGAAATACTAG
- the LOC104220472 gene encoding kinase-interacting protein 1-like isoform X1 translates to MLQRAASNAYSWWAASHIRTKQSKWLEQSLQDMQGKVESVIKLIEEDGDSFAKRAEMYYKKRPELINFVEESYRAYRALAERYDHLSKELQTANNTIATIFPEQIQLAMDEEDEYGAPRIPKDFTQIAPSGSNNIPKAPIKDLKGLMTTASKQRQGKKSSKTEDVAKSGLNESEAIEEIDKLQKDILALQTVKEFVRSSYQNGLEKYRGLENQIMEKQQKICELEDEFGEGRVIEDAEACTLMAEAALQSCQETLTQLQEKQDMYAQEAREEFQKIEDSCKKLQSFRHKYLGDKISDLKPNVYNISNQEVGKEIESSQNKIKDQVDASSKESLTMSQLAEKIDELVNKVVNLETAVSSQTLLIERLRREADELQAQVQSLEDDKAALTDDTHNLNIRVTAIEAKLQTIENLNKDVVNQNSSLRTHFVEARTSLDHLSDKLSSVRPDEEHDGIDLSPDEVTTLVEIKLQEELVKQKNHPSSSEGPKNLSTIKTTDTEFHNEQGSSIAVSDNAEVTKTSKKHVTFLEPTVGKGDEKVSAQSGSCFYETQIQKDAEKDDELNWQQMLLSGLEDKENILLNEYTTILKNYKEVTKKLSDMEKKDRDAEFNLTLQIRELKCAITKRDEEIHNLRLKLNLLQQGNGSENKELKEQKCQESDPSFDRSLKPEDLPQRKDKDNLIIENDEEDIKTILVDQHASVSPTEEKLRMSIDAILDENLDFWLRFSSTFHQIQKFKTTFHDLQHEISKIKNKEMQDHSPRVETKSEIKPIYKHMKEIQNELTVWLAQTLSLKDELERKFSALCNIQDEIANALKEGIESDDIRFSSHEAAKFQGQVLNMKQENNKVSEELEAGFRRVTTLQVDVEKTITELDQEFGLTGNQSQLMNSVNRSRIPLHSFIFGTKPKKQKRSLFSRINPNRKY, encoded by the exons ATGTTGCAAAGAGCTGCAAGCAATGCTTATTCATGGTGGGCAGCAAGCCACATTAGGACCAAACAATCCAAATGGCTTGAACAAAGCCTTCAAG ATATGCAAGGGAAGGTGGAAAGTGTGATCAAACTCATTGAAGAGGATGGAGATTCATTTGCAAAAAGAGCAGAAATGTACTACAAGAAAAGACCAGAGCTGATAAACTTTGTGGAGGAATCCTATCGTGCCTATCGCGCATTGGCTGAACGATATGATCATTTATCAAAGGAATTGCAGACTGCTAACAACACCATTGCTACTATTTTCCCTGAACAAATTCAACTAgcaatggatgaagaagacgaatATGGCGCCCCAAGAATCCCAAAAGATTTCACACAAATCGCGCCAAGTGGATCAAACAACATACCAAAGGCTCCTATAAAAGATTTGAAGGGTCTTATGACAACTGCCTCAAAACAAAGGCAAGGCAAGAAATCATCCAAAACAGAAGATGTCGCGAAATCTGGTTTGAACGAAAGTGAAGCTATTGAAGAGATTGACAAGCTTCAGAAAGACATTTTGGCCTTACAAACTGTGAAAGAGTTTGTAAGGAGTTCATACCAAAATGGACTTGAAAAGTACCGGGGACTTGAAAACCAAATCATGGAAAAGCAACAGAAGATATGTGAATTAGAGGATGAATTTGGTGAGGGTCGGGTTATTGAGGATGCTGAGGCTTGTACTTTGATGGCTGAAGCAGCATTGCAATCATGTCAAGAAACATTGACTCAGCTCCAGGAAAAACAAGATATGTATGCACAAGAAGCAAGAGAGGAGTTCCAAAAAATCGAAGATTCTTGTAAGAAACTGCAGTCCTTCAGGCATAAGTATCTTGGTGATAAAATTAGTGACCTAAAGCCAAATGTGTATAATATTTCAAACCAAGAAGTTGGTAAGGAAATAGAATCATCACAGAACAAGATTAAGGACCAAGTTGATGCGAGCTCTAAGGAGTCTTTAACGATGTCACAACTGGCAGAGAAAATCGACGAGCTTGTGAATAAAGTGGTCAACCTAGAAACAGCAGTTTCATCTCAGACTCTTCTTATTGAGAGATTAAGAAGAGAAGCTGATGAACTCCAAGCACAAGTTCAATCTTTGGAAGATGATAAAGCAGCTCTAACTGATGATACACACAATCTGAATATCAGGGTGACGGCGATAGAAGCAAAGTTGCAAACAATTGAGAACCTCAATAAAGATGTTGTGAACCAAAACAGTAGCCTAAGAACTCACTTTGTGGAAGCTCGTACCAGTCTTGACCATTTGTCCGATAAATTGAGTAGCGTTAGACCAGATGAGGAGCACGATGGGATAGATTTATCACCAGATGAAGTGACTACACTTGTTGAAATCAAGTTACAAGAAGAGTTAGTAAAACAAAAAAATCATCCTAGTTCAAGTGAAGGTCCCAAGAACTTAAGTACCATAAAAACTACAGATACAGAATTTCACAACGAGCAAGGTTCTAGCATAGCTGTAAGTGATAATGCGGAAGTTACCAAAACCAGTAAGAAGCATGTCACATTTTTGGAGCCAACGGTTGGAAAAGGTGATGAGAAAGTCTCGGCTCAATCTGGAAGTTGTTTTTATGAGACACAAATACAGAAAGATGCAGAGAAGGATGACGAACTTAACTGGCAACAGATGCTGTTGAGTGGATTGGAGGATAAAGAAAATATTCTTTTAAATGAATATACAACAATTCTCAAGAATTATAAAGAAGTTACAAAGAAGCTAAGCGATATGGAGAAGAAAGATAGAGACGCGGAGTTCAATCTCACACTTCAGATAAGAGAACTGAAATGTGCTATCACAAAAAGGGATGAGGAGATACATAATCTACGTCTAAAATTGAATCTTCTTCAGCAAGGAAATGGTTCGGAAaataaagagttgaaggaacaaaaATGCCAAGAATCTGATCCTTCATTTGATCGAAGCTTAAAACCCGAGGATCTGCCACAAAGGAAGGACAAAGATAATCTTATTATAGAGAACGACGAAGAAGACATCAAGACGATTTTGGTTGATCAACATGCATCAGTATCGCCAACTGAGGAAAAACTCCGGATGAGTATTGATGCAATACTAGATGAAAACTTGGATTTCTGGCTAAGATTCAGTTCAACTTTCCATCAAATTCAGAAATTCAAGACAACATTCCACGACTTGCAGCATGAAATAtccaaaatcaaaaacaaagaGATGCAAGATCACAGCCCTAGAGTAGAAACAAAATCAGAAATAAAGCCAATATATAAACACATGAAGGAAATTCAGAATGAACTGACAGTATGGTTAGCACAAACCTTGTCACTAAAAGATGAACTTGAGCGCAAATTCTCAGCATTATGCAATATTCAAGACGAAATAGCAAATGCTCTAAAGGAGGGAATTGAATCAGATGATATCAGATTCAGCAGTCATGAAGCTGCAAAATTCCAAGGTCAAGTTTTGAACATGAAACAAGAGAACAACAAGGTAAGTGAGGAACTAGAAGCTGGTTTTCGTCGTGTAACTACACTTCAAGTAGATGTTGAGAAGACTATAACAGAATTGGATCAAGAATTTGGACTTACTGGAAACCAATCACAATTAATGAACTCAGTGAATAGATCAAGAATTCCTTTACATTCATTCATCTTTGGAACTAAACCAAAGAAGCAAAAGCGTTCCCTTTTTTCGCGCATTAATCCTAATAGGAAATACTAG